Part of the uncultured Fibrobacter sp. genome, CGAAATTAAGCCGTTTCGGGGAATTCAAAAATGACAAATACTTGCCAAAAATCTATCTTTGCAAGAAACATCAAAACAAGCTAGGTAAAAAATGAAATTCGTATTCCTCTGCGACGCCAATTATCTTAAGGGCGACATGGTCAACTTCGTGAACAACTTCCCCACCAACCACGAACTGGTGACGATGACTTCCGACGAACTGCTCCAGACCAAGTCTATTTTCGAAGGCACGTTTGCCGTTCTCGCCGAACGTACCACCTGGCAGAAGAATTTCAGCCTGTTCCGCTACTTCGGCCTGTTGCCGCTTCTGGAAGTGCTTCCGCTCGGTATCGTGAGCCGTTCCCGCCGTAGCGAACCCCTCAAGGGCCGCACCCAGAACAAGAACCAGGAAATCTACTTCAACCCCTCCTCTTCTGCAGAAGAACTCTACCTCCAGGTCGATAAGTTCGTCGCAGCTCCCCCCGCAGGATTCACCTATCCCCGCGGCTCTCAGAAGGCTTAATAAGGGGCCATGCAAAAAAAGGTCTTAGAAGACCTGTATAGGCAAGGTGGGTTAACCAGTTTCGTTTTCCCCGGCGACGCTGATATTCCACTTGAGCCTCTGCAAAATATTGCGCTGGCGATGAACGCCGGCGCTCGTTTTATGCTCGTCGATTTTTCGGGCAAAAACGCATTCAAGGGAAACGCCCCCATTGCAGCACAGAACCTGTTCGAAAGCCTGCTAGACCACGACATTCTGGAAAAGCTCCAGAACGAGCCTAACGGGTGGATTGTTACGGGTTCCAGGTGTTTTCCTCAAAACGACGACCAATTCCGGACCCTATACCACAATCTGCAACAAATCAAGGCCTCTGTTCCCCAAGTTGTCGCCATTCTCCCGCTAGACATAAACGACCAGGAAGCGTACTACGCCAAGCTGATTTCCAGGCTCATCGTCATAGACGGAGAGAGCGTCGAGGAAGCCTCCGCCTTTCTGGAAGACCTCCCCCATTTCAACAAGGCCGACCTGCTTTGGCTCCTGCCGCAAAAGCCTAACCGGAAAAAATACTATCACGCATACAGGGCGATTCGGCGCAGCCATTCCTTTTTCAAGGAAATTCGGAATTGCGATTGGAGAAAGAACCCCGCAGATTTTGCAAAAATCTTAGAGCAGCAGCACAAGATTTCGATTCTCGAAAAGAATCCGCTTGACGGATCGTCCAAGGTTTTCAGGACATTTTTCCCGCTACTTCTTATCATAGCCATTATTATTCCGTTCCTGTTCGTCACCGAGATAGAGCCCGTATTGTCAAATACGCGTAATCGCTCACACGAACGCGACAGGCTCTCCGTGGCGCCCTCGTTTGAATACACCTTCGACGGCAAGGAGTCCATGCAGCGAATCGCGCGCTACGCCATCGGAAGATTCAACGCCGTTATCACCAACGAGTCGATGATTCGAAAATACGTCGGCATCACGCTAGAAGAAAACGGTTTCCCCAAGAATTCGTGGGACAACAAGAACAAGCAAAATATTCCTCCGGCAGGAACCATTATAAAGTTTTCTAGACCGGACTACATTGGAAACGTGGCCTCCGATTCCATTGGTGCCGCCTGGAAATACTGGACAACCGTTGTTTCGGATAGCGTGGCCTACCTCACCGAATTCTACCACGCGAAGGCAACCGCAAATTTTAGACAACATAACGGCATAGACGTAGCAAGCCGCCAAGGCGCAAGAATTCTAGCACCGTTTGCCGCCAAGGCCTGGACCGCACGCGACGAACGCGGAGGTATCGTCATCGGCCTTGTCCGCCAAAAGGACGTCATCATATTCATGCACTGCGACCAGTTACTTTATTTGGACGGACAGGAAGTGATGGCAGGAGACCCCATTGCA contains:
- a CDS encoding M23 family metallopeptidase, whose translation is MQKKVLEDLYRQGGLTSFVFPGDADIPLEPLQNIALAMNAGARFMLVDFSGKNAFKGNAPIAAQNLFESLLDHDILEKLQNEPNGWIVTGSRCFPQNDDQFRTLYHNLQQIKASVPQVVAILPLDINDQEAYYAKLISRLIVIDGESVEEASAFLEDLPHFNKADLLWLLPQKPNRKKYYHAYRAIRRSHSFFKEIRNCDWRKNPADFAKILEQQHKISILEKNPLDGSSKVFRTFFPLLLIIAIIIPFLFVTEIEPVLSNTRNRSHERDRLSVAPSFEYTFDGKESMQRIARYAIGRFNAVITNESMIRKYVGITLEENGFPKNSWDNKNKQNIPPAGTIIKFSRPDYIGNVASDSIGAAWKYWTTVVSDSVAYLTEFYHAKATANFRQHNGIDVASRQGARILAPFAAKAWTARDERGGIVIGLVRQKDVIIFMHCDQLLYLDGQEVMAGDPIATVGLTGHTTGPHAHIVTGLIDKNGDKRIGNVRYKVINPIQWFYMFKPTADAVRTR